GAAGAAGCGAATAGTTTGGGGAGCTTGATTGATTATCAGGATGGCTCGGTTGTAAGCAAGGAAGTCATCAAGAAGGATAAGGGTACGGTGACGCTCTTTGCTTTTGATAATGGGCAGGGGTTGAGTGAACACACCGCGCCATTTGACGCGTTAGTTTATATTTTTGACGGAAGAGCGGAAATTACGATTGCCGGGAAGGCGCATA
The DNA window shown above is from Candidatus Omnitrophota bacterium and carries:
- a CDS encoding cupin domain-containing protein; translation: MNIIEEANSLGSLIDYQDGSVVSKEVIKKDKGTVTLFAFDNGQGLSEHTAPFDALVYIFDGRAEITIAGKAHNLNTGEAIIMPANKPHSLKATERFKMLLVMIKT